The Deltaproteobacteria bacterium DNA segment CGCGGCGGCCGGGTTGGCGATCAGCGCCGCCAGCTCGGCCTCGGCGGCGGCCTCGGCAGCGGCCCGCTCGGGATCGACCTCGACCTCCTGCTCCTCGATGGCGCGCCGGACCACGAAGGTGTGCTCGCACTTCGTGCACCGGACCCGCACCCCCTTGGGGCTGATCTTGTCGTCGGCGAGCTTGAAGCGCGCCTTGCACTTGTCACACTGAATGATCATGGGGCCTTAGCCGGTGGCCGGAGCGAGTCATTATCCTCGTCACCCCTGGCGCCGATCAAGAACCCCCCGCTCCGGCCCCCCAGAAGCGGCCCGGGCCATTGGCTCTGGCGCATCGCGTCGTAAGTGGCTATGAAGGCGCGGTGAGCAGCAGCAAGGAAAAGAATGGGGCTGGGGCCAGGGACAAGGGCGAGTCCACCGGTTCGGTGAAGATCATCAAGCGGTACACGAACCGGAAGCTCTACGACACCGTGGAGAGCCGCTACGTGACCCTCGAGGAGATCGCCGAGATGATCCGCGCCGGCGGTGACGTCCGGATCATCGACAACCGCACGAAGGAAGACCTGACCAGCGTGACGCTGGCGCAGATCATCTTCGAGCAGGAGAAGAAGAAGGCCCGGATGCCCCTCGACATGCTCAAGGGCATGGTCCGCAGCGGCGGCGACACCCTCCAGGGCTTCATCTCCCGCGAGATCCAGCCCCGGGTCGACGCCATCCGCGAGGAGGCCGAGCACCGCATCCCCCGGCTCTTCCGCAAGGGCCACGAGGGGCAGGATCCCAAGGCCATGGCCGAGGAGATGCTCTCCCAGCTGAAGGCCAACGTCGAGGAGTGGCAGGCCTGGATCGATGGCCGGGTGCACGACGCCACCTCGGCCGTGAACCTGCCGGCCCTCCAGGCCGAGCTCGAGCGGCTGCGCACCCGGGTCGAGGAGATGCGGCTGAAGGTCGTGGCCGGCCGGGGCGAGGCCGACAAGGGCGGCAAGGGCGAAGAGACCGCCAAGAAGGGCGAGTAGCCCCTCCCCCTTCAGGCCACGACGGTCCGCGCGATCGCGTCGAGCATCTGGGCGCCCCGCGACCAGGGGGCGTACTCCCAGATCGTCTGCCCGTGGCTCTGGGCCTCGTCGATCTGCACGTTGAAGCCGAGGGTCGGCGTGACCTGCCCGTCGAAGTAGTCCGCGAGCTTGGCCATCACCTCCTCGGCCAGCCGGGTGCGGCGGTAGAGGGTCGGCACCACGTGGGTGACCCGCAGGTCCTCGTGCCCGTGCTCCTGGCGCAGCGACTCCACCGTCTGCACGACCTCGGCGCAGCCGTCGAGGGCGAGGTAGGTCACCGAGACCGGCACCACGATCTCGTTGGCGGCGAGCATCACGTTGCGGGTGAGCAGGCCCATCGAGGGCGGCGCGTCGAAGACGACGAAGGCGTAGCCCCGGGCGGCCTCGGCGGCCTCGATCACCCTGCGCAGGCGCTCGTAGCGGTCGTCCTGCATCCCCATCCGCTCGGGGAGATCGGCGAGGTCCTTGTTCCCGGGGAGGAGATCGAGCCCCTCCACCCCGGAGGTCACGAGGACCTCGTCCAGGGAGAGGCTCTCGTCCAGGAGGAGATCCCCCACGTTGTGGGAGAGCTCCCGGACGTCGATGCCGAGGGTCTTCCCGGCGTGGCCCTGCATGTCCACGTCCACCAGGAGGGTGCGGTGCCCGTGGTTGGCGAGCCAGGCCGCGGTGTGGACCGCGAGGGTCGTCTTGCAGGTCCCGCCCTTCTCGTTCACGAACGCCAGCCGCCGGGCCATCGCCTCTCCCTTCGTCGCCGTGGGGGAGTCCACCCGGGCGATCACCGCCGCCATGCTACGGCCTGGCCCGGTGGGGTCAAGGGCGGATTGACCCCGATGGAAGCTCTCCGTTACGACATACCGATGCCCTCGCTCTTCGAGCGACGACTCCTGGTCGTCACCGGAAAAGGCGGTGTGGGGAAGTCCACCCTCTCCGCCGCGCTGGCCTCTGCCGCGCACGCGCAGGGCAAGCGAGTGCTGGTCTGCGAGGTCGGGATGACCCGGCGCCTGCCGCCGCTCCTCGGCGCGCCGACGGGTGGCACGGATCGGGACGCGATGCTCGAGGTGCGGCCCGGCCTCTTCACCCAGGCCATCCGCCCCGAGCCGGCGATGCGCGAGTACGCGCTGATGAAGCTCAAGTTCCAGACCATCTACCGGGCGGTCTTCGAGAACCGCCTGGTGCGCGCCTTCCTGCGAATGATCCCCTCGCTGGCCGAGACCGTCGTGCTCGGCAAGGTCTGGTTCGAGGTGCAGGCGCGGGAGGGCTCGGGCTGGCGCTGGGATCTGGTCATCCTCGACGCGCCCGCCACCGGCCACGGCATCTCGCTCCTGCGCGTGCCGCAGACCCTGCTGGAGACGCTGCCCCCGGGCGCCATGCGGGACGACGCCGAGCAGATGCACGCGACGCTCACCGACCCGAAGACGACCTCCCTGCAGATCGTCACCCTCCCCGAGGAGACGCCGGTGGTGGAGGCGATCGAGCTCTTCGGCCAGGTCCGCGACGATCTCCAGATCCCGGTGGGCCAGATCTTCCTCAACAGCTTCCACGAGCAGCGCTTCGACGAGGCCGCCACCGCGCGCTTCGAGGAGGCCCTCGCCGCCGCCGGCCGGAAGATCAGCCCCGCCGCCGCCATCGCCGCGGTGAGCCTGCACCAGATCCGCCGGGCCGAGCGCTCGGCGCAGCTGCGGCAGCGCCTCGAGGTCCAGCTCCCCGGGGTGCCCGTCCACCTCCTCCCCTACCTCGCCCTGCCGACCTGGGGTCCCGAGGCCATCGAGCTCCTGGCCCGCGAGATCCGGCCGGAGCGGGTGCGTGAGTATCCGGAGGTGCCGACCCCATGAGCGATCGCCTCGGCCCGGCCATCGAGGGGCGCTCGGTGGTCGTCTGCGTCGGCTCCGGGGGCGTGGGCAAGACCACCGTCGCCGCCAGCATCGCCCTGCGCGCGGCGCAGGAGGGGAAGCGCGCGCTGGTGGTGACCATCGATCCGGCGCGGCGCCTGGCGAGCAGCATGGGGGTCAGCGCCCTGGGCAACGTCGGGACCCGGATCAGCGCCGAGCGGCTGGCCGTCTCCGGGGTGGAGGCCAGCGGGGAGCTCGAGGCCCTGATGCTGGACGTGAAGCGCACCTGCGACGAGCTGATCCTGCGCCACGCCCCCAGCCGCGATCAGGCCGACGACATCCTTCACAACCGCTTCTACCAGACCGCCTCCACCGTCCTCGCCGGCTCCCAGGAGTACATGGGGATGGAGAAGCTCTACGAGCTGCACTCCTCCGGTGCGTACGACCTCATCGTCCTGGACACGCCGCCCACCACCAACGCCCTGGAGTTCCTCGAGGCCCCCAACCGCCTCCTCGACGCCTTCGGCAACGACGCCCTGAAGTGGATCGCCACCCCGGCGGTCGCCGCGGGCCGGATCGGGATGCAGGCGATGGGGCTGGGGAGCGGCTACCTCGTGAGGCAACTTTCCAAGCTCACCGGTGTCGAGACCCTGCAGGCCCTGGCGGAGTTCCTGCTCTCGATGCGTGGCATGTACGACGGCTTCAAGGATCGCGCGGCCGAAGTGAAGGCCCTCCTCTCCTCGGAGCAGGCGGCCTTCGTGCTGGTGACCTCGCCCAAGCTGATGGTCCTCGACGAGGCCCGCTACTTCTATGGCGTGCTCCACCAGAACGACATCCACGTCCCGGCGATCGTGGTGAACCGGGTGGAGCCCGACTGGACCGGCGCCGCCGGCCTCGACACCTCCGCCGAGGGCTTCTCCGACGCCTCCCTCACCACCCTCTTCGGGGCGCAGTGCGTGGCGCCGATCCGGAAGACCCTCGAGGAGCAGCAGCTGCGCGCCCGCGCCGACGCCGAGCAGGCCCGGGGCCTCTTCGCCGACCTCGAGCAGGACGTCGCCCGGGTGCTGGTCCCCACCCTCCTCGACGACATCCACGACCTCGCCGGCCTGGCCTCCCTGGCCACCTACCTCTTCGACCTCGAGCGGCCCCTCCCGGCCCAGGCCCTCCCGGTCCTGGAAGAGCGCTCATGAGCCTCGCCCGCGCCGCGCTCCTGGCCTCCCTGGGCCTCGCGGCCGGCTGCGCGACGACGACCACCACCGGGCAGGCGCGAGAGCTCGAGCTGCCGGCCGTCGAGGTCCGCGCCGGCTCCCCCGAGCGGGTGGCTCTGGCCGCCCTCAACGTGGAGGAGCTCTTCCAGGTGGGCATGGCCGCCCACACCCGCGGCGACTACGAGCGCGCCGCCATGGCCTTCGAGTCGGTGATCGCCGGGCACCCCGACTCCCCCCGGGTCGCCGACGCGCACTTCAACGCGGGCCTCTCCTGGGAGCGGATGGGCGAGAGCCTCAGGGCGGTCGATCACTTCCTCCTCCTCCTCGGCCACCAGGACGGCAGCGCCTGGGAGGGGGCGGCCCTGCGGGCCTCGGACAACCTCTACCACCTCGAGGCCTACGCCGACGCGGCGGCCCTCCTCCACGAGCTGGCCGAGCGCAGCCGCCACGATCCCGACCTGCGCATCGAGGCCCTGGTGAAGGAGGGCGTCTGCCTCCTGGAGATGGGGCGAGACGTCGACGCCGAGAGCCGCCTGCGCCAGGCCCTCGGCCGCTACCACCTCGAGCGCCGGGAGGACGAGGACAGCCTCGACACCCTCTACCCCGCCCAGGGGCAGTTCTTCCTCGGCGAGGTCTACCGCCTGCGCTTCGAGTCGGGAGAGCTCGACGCCGCCCAGAGCCTCGAGGGGCTCGAGGCCGACCTCACCGCCAAGGGCGCCCTGCTCCTCTCGGCGCAGGGGCACTACCTGCGGGCGATCCGCATGGGCGAGGCGAAGTGGGCGGCCGCCGCCGGCTACGAGCTCGGCCGCCTCTACGAGATCTTCCACCGGCAGATCACCCGGGCGCGCCTCCCCCTGGAGCTGAAGGATCCGGCCGAGCGCCTGGCCTACCAGCAGGTGCTGCAGGCCGAGGTGAGGGCGCTGCTGGAGAAGGCCCTCTCGGCCTACGAGCGCACCCTCGCCACCGCCGAGCGCATCGGCGTGCAGGGTCGCTGGCGGGAGCGGATCGAGGCGGGGCTGGACCGGGTGCGCTCGCTCCTGCTGGAGGAGACCCTCGCCCCCGAGCCCGAGCCCGAGCCGCCGACCGGGACCGTGCCCACCGAGGGCGAGGGCGAGGGTGATGTCCCGGCGGCCTGAAGCACGGCGCCGCGCGCGGCCCGCCCGGCTCCTCTTCCTCCTCGTCGCCGCGCTCCTCCTCCTGCCTCCCCTGGCCGGCGCGCAGGCGAGCGGCCCGGGCTGGCATCCGGATCCGGTGGCGGCCACCGACTACTTCACGGCCGCCGAGGTCGCCGCCTGGAGGGACCACGCCCGCTCCCTGCGCCTGATCTCCCTGGCGCGCACGACCCTCTCCCTCGGCTTCCTCCTCGCCCTCCTCTTCTCCCCTCTGGGCGCCTGGCTCTGGCGAGTGGGTGAGCGCGTCGCCGGCGCCCTGGCCGCCACCGCGGCCGGGCGGGCGGGCGTCTCCCGCCGCCTCGCGGCCCTGGCGGCGCGGGTCTTCGGCCCGGACTGGGGCGCCTCCCTCGCCTACGCCTACGCCTTCCTCTTCCTGCAGCTGCTCCTCTTCCTGCCCCTGCGGATCACCGCCGAGCTGCTGCGCAAGGCCGAGGGGCTCTCGACCTACACCCCCGGCGCCTGGGTCTGGGATCTCGTGAAGGCCGAGCTGCTCTCCGCGCTGGTCTTCGCCTTCCTGATCTTCGGGCTCTTCGGGCTCATCCGCCGGGTGCCCCGCTACTGGTGGCTGCTCCTGGGCCTGCCCACCGGCCTGCTCCTCTTCGGCTACGGGGTGGTCGCCCCCTACCGGGCGCGGGTCTTCAGCGAGTTCTCTCCCCTCGAGGACGCCCGCCTCGCCCGGCGCCTGGAGGCGATGGCCCGGGCCGAGGGCCTGGAGCTCACCGCCATCAAGGTCATCGACGCCAGCCGGACCACCCGGGCCCTGAACGCCTACATCACCGGGGTGGGCCCGAGCCGCGAGCTGGTCCTCTTCGACACCCTGCTCGCGGCGATGACGCCGGAGGAGGTGATGGCGGTCGTCGCCCACGAGCTGGGCCACCACCGGCGGCGCGACGTGCTGCTGCGCTACGGCCTCTCGGCGGGCTTCATCGTCCTGGGCCTGGCCGTGCTGGCGCCCCTCCTGCGCCGGGGCAGCGACCGCTTCGGCCTCCCCGGCCCCGGAGACGTGCGCAACCTCCCCTGGCTGCTCCTCCTCTACGCCCTCTTCAACCTGGCGGTGCGGCCGGCGAGCAACGCCTACGGGAGGCACGAAGAGCAGCTCGCGGACCTCGCGGCGCTCGAGATCCACGGCGACGCGGAGGCCACCGTGGGGATGATGGTGAAGCTCGCCCGGGAGAACCACGCCGACGTGGATCCCCCGGGCTGGGCCGTCTTCTGGTTCGCCTCCCACCCGCCCCTGCTGGAGCGGATCGGGGTCGCCCTGCGGGCCGGGCGGGAGGGGTGGTTTCCCCTTCAGGCCGAGGCGGGCGGCAGGCCGTCGGCCGCGAGCGCCGCCGACGCCCCCTGACGGGCCGCGCCCCGCAGGCGCTCGAGGAGCACCTCGGCCCGGGAGCGGTAGCTCGCCCCCGGGGGCGCGAGGTCGAGGGCCCGCTCGAGGTCGATGACGCCCTCCCCCACCGCGTCCCGCAGCAGGCGCAGCTCTCCGCGCCGGGCGAGCACCCAGGGGTTGCGGGCCTTCAGCCCCAGGCAGAGGTCGTAGTGCGCCTCCGCCTCCTCCCGCCGCTCCTCCCGCTCGGCGATGGCCCCGAGGATCTGGTGGGGATAGGGATCGAGGGGGTTCAGCGCGCACATCCCCTCGAAGAGCACGCGGGCGTCGTGGAGCCGGCCGCGGCGGAAGAGCTCGTGGCCCAGATCGGCCAGGCGCCGCGCCTCGCGCTCGCCGAGGCCCTCGAGCTGGGCGAAGGTGAGCTCGCCCCGGACGAAGCGGCGCAGCAGGCCCTTCTCGTCGGCGTCGAAGGCGGGCGACGCGAGAGGGCGCAGGCGGGTGGTCTTGGTCTCCATGGTGACCTCAGCGGATGTTGGCGATGGTCTGCATCGCCGACTGGTGGCTCATGCCCAGGATGTTCGAGAGCAGCGACTGCATCTGGCTGCGCCGCTGCATCAGGATCTGCAGCTCGGAGGAGAGGCGGCTGATGTCCGCCGCGCTCGCCTCACCGCCCTTCGCCGGCTTGCCCTTCGCGCCCGACTCCGAGCGCTCCTTGGCCGCCTGCTTGTCGTGGAGGGCGTCCATCTTGCCCTCGATCTCGCCGTCGAGCCCGCCGAGGAGCTCGCCGAAGATCAGGGCGATCTTGTCCTCGAGGGAGAGGGAGGGATCGTTCAGGATGGCCCCGAGCTTCGCCGCGAGGCTCTCGCGCGCCCCGGAGGCCGCACCGGTGGGCTCGCTCCAGCCGGTGCGCACCTCGACCTCCACGTCGACCTCCACGCCGCCGCGGGGCTGCACCGTGACGTCGACGTCGACGGCCGGCATCCGGTCGAAGCGGGACTCGAGCTCCGCCGCGGCCTCCCGGGCGGCGCTCTCCGCCACCCGGGCCGTCTCGCTGAAGGGCGAGGGCTCGCCCTGCCGGACGGTGACCTCCACCTCGACCTCGGCCTGCGCCTCCTCGTAGGTGGGGCAGGCCTCGGCGGGGTGGTTGGCCTGCTGCTGCAGGTCGTCGATGAGCTGCATCCCCTCCTCGATGGCCCCGATGTAGTTGCCGGTGGCCATGTTCACGACCAGCCCGGCGGCGTCGCCGAGGACCTCGCTGCCGGTCAGCCCGGTCACCAGATCGTCCACGGCCCGGCCCACGAAGTTCACCACACCCATCACGTCGGTCATCTCGCTCTCCTCTCCCCCTCGGGGATCTCTGGTTGGTTGGATGCCGGGTCCGGAGTGCGGACTGCGTGCCAGCCGGCGGATCCCCCGGATCCCGGGGGCTTCGCCGCCAGGCCCGCGGGGGCCCGGGCCGACCCCCGGCCACCGGTCCAGGGACCGGACCACGGAATTCACCCGCTCCCCCACTTGGTTTAGGGTCTCGCAGCCCATGCGCGCCCTCGGCCTCGACATCGGAGAGAAGACCATCGGCGTGGCGGTGACCGACGAGCTCGGCATCACCGCCCACGGCGTGACGGTCATCCGCCGCAAGGGCGGGCTCCACGACCTTGAGGCCCTGGCCCGGGTGGCCCGGGAGACCGGGGCCGACCGGCTGGTCTACGGCTACCCCCTCCAGGAGGACGGGCAGGAGGGGCCGAGCGCCCGCCGCGCCCGGATCTTCGCCGAGAAGGCCGGCGCCCACCTGGGCCTGCCCATCGAGCCCCACGACGAGAGCCACTCCACGGTCGCCGCGGAGGCGGCCCTCCTGGAGGCGGACGTCTCGCGCAAGAAGCGAAAGCAGGTCATCGATCAGGTGGCCGCGGTGGTGATCCTGCGCGACTGGCTGGCCTGTCGCGAGGCGACCCGTCCCGAGGAGGACGAAACGTGAAGAAGATCCTGCGCCTCTTTCTCGTGCTGACCTTCCTGGCGGGGCTGGCCGCGGCCTACGGCTCCTGGACGGTGATGACCTTCGTCGACGGCGAGGTCACGCCCCCCGGCGGGCGGGCCGAGCTCACCATCGCCCCGGGCAGCTCCCTGCGGACGATCGCCAAGGACCTCGACGCCGCCGGCGTGATCGAGGACACCCGGATGCCCGGCGTCGGCTCGGTCTTCCACCTCTGGGCCCACCGCCTCGAGCGGGCCGGCCCGAAGGTGAAGGCCGGCGAGTACCTCTTCGAGGGGCCCGCCTCCCCCCGGAAGGTCCTGGAGATCATCACCAAGGGGCAGGTGCGCACCTACCAGGTGACCATCCCCGAGGGCCTGCGCCTCGACGAGATCATGCCCCTCTTCGAGGCCGCGGGCCTCGGCAAGGCCGACGCGCTGCTGGCCGTCGCCCGGGACCGCGACTTCGTGCGCTCCCTCGGCATCCCGGCCGACGACCTCGAGGGCTACGTCTACCCGGAGACCTACACCTTCGCGAAGGGCGTCTCGGCGAAGAAGATCCTCGCCCGCACGGTCGAGCGCTTCGACGCCGCCTACGAGCGGGCCGCCGCCGGGGCCAACCCGCCGGTGAAGCTCGACCGGCACGAGATGGTCACCCTGGCCTCGATCGTCGAGAAGGAGACCGGCGCCCCCGAGGAGCGCCCCCGGATCGCCTGCGTCTTCTACAACCGCCTGCAGCAGGACTGGAAGCTGCAGACCGATCCCACCGTGATCTACGCCAAGATCCTCTGGAGCGGCGGCACCTGGGACGGCAACCTCTCCCGCGCCGACCTCGAGCGCGACCACCCCTACAGCACCTACGCCCGCAAGGGGCTGCCCCCGGGGCCCATCGCCTCGCCGGGCGGGAAGGCCCTCGAGGCGGTGATGAACCCGATGAAGTGCAAGGACATGTTCTTCGTCGCGAAGGGCGGCGGCCTCCACGAGTTCTGCGTGGACTACGCCTGCCACCTCAAGGCCATCGACCGCTACCAGAAGCTGGGCAAGTGAGCGCCGGCGGGGCGATCGAGGTTCGCGGCCTCGGCAAGACCTTCACCCGCCGCCGCCCGCTGATCCGCGCCCTGCGAGCGCCCCTGGCCCGGGACCGCCTCGCCGCCCTGAAGGGGCTCGATCTGCGGGTCGGGCCCGGAGAGGTCTGCGGGATCATCGGGCCCAACGGCGCGGGCAAGACCACCCTCCTGAAGATCCTCGCCGGGCTGATCCTCCCGGAGGAGGGCGAGGTCCGGATCGCCGGCCACGCCGCCGGCAGCCGCGACGCCCGGGCCGCGCTGGGGCTGGTGACCACCGAGGAGCGCTCCTTCTACTGGCGCCTCTCGGCCCGCGAGAACCTGCGCTTCTTCGGCGCCCTCCACGACCTCGACGCCGACACCCTCGCCGGGCGCATCGAGGCGCTGGCCGGGGTCTTCTCCCTCGGCGAGGTCCTCGACCGGCCGGTGCGGGAGCTCTCGAGCGGCAACCGCGGACGCCTGGCCCTGGCCCGGGGCCTGCTCCACCGGCCGCGGGTGCTCCTCCTCGACGAGGTGGCGCGCAGCCTCGACCCCGGCGCGGCGCGGAAGCTGCGGACCCACCTGCGCAAGCTGGTCGAGGAGGAGGGCCTGGCCGCCGTCTACGCCTCCCACGACCTCGCCGAGGTCGAGCGGCTCTGCCACCGGGTGGTGCTCCTCTCGGGGGGCGTGCCCGTCGCCGCCGGCACCTGGGAGGAGGTCCGCCCCGAGGCCGAGCGGATCTTCGAGCTGGAGGAGGAGGCAGCGTGAGGGCGCTCTCGCGGTGGGCTCGCTGGAGCCTGGCCTTCTACCGGAGGGATCTGCTCACCGAGCTCTCCTACCGGACCAACTTCTTCTTCGGCCTCGCCGGCGGGCTCTTCTCGATCCTGACCTTCTACTTCCTCTCCTTCGTCGTCGAGTCGGGGGCCCCCGGCCTCTCCCGCTTCCGGGGCGGCTACTTCGCCTTCGTCCTCCTGGGCCTGGCCGCCTCGGCGCTGCTGCGCGAGGCCCTCGGCGGCTTCGCCGCGCGCGTGCGGCAGGCCCAGCTCACCGGCACCCTCGAGGTGGTGCTGGCCACGCCCATCTCGCCGGCGGCGGTGATCCTCTGCGCCTCGATCTACCCGCTCTGGTCGGCCTCCCTGCGCGCCGGCCTCTACCTCGTCTTCGGCTGGGCCCTCTTCTCGGCCGAGCTCTCCCTGGCCCACTGGCCCGCGGCCCTCGCCGCCCTGGCGCTGGGGGTCACCAGCTTCGCCGCCATCGGGATCCTCTCGGCCAGCGCGACGATGATCCTCAAGCGGGGCGATCCGGTCGCCTGGTCGGTGGGCGCCCTCTCGCTGCTCCTGGGCGGCGTCTACTACCCGGTCGAGATCCTCCCCGAGCCCCTGCGCTCCCTGGCGGACTGGCTGCCCATCACCCACACCCTCACTGCCCTGCGCGAGGCCCTCCTGGGCCAGGCGGGACCGGCCCTGCCCCGGGCGCTGCTGCTGCTCGCCCTCTTCTGCGTCGTCCTGCTGCCGGTGGCGCTGGTGGCGTTCACGCTGGCGGTGCGGCGGGCGCGGCGGGAGGGGTCGCTGACGCACTTCTGAGCTACGAGCTGCGAGCTACGAGCTGCGAGCTACGAGCTGCGAGCTACGAGCTGCGAGCTACGAGGCTTCGGCGAGGAGGTGGTCGAGGGCGCGGGAGGGCTGGCCGAA contains these protein-coding regions:
- a CDS encoding zinc-ribbon domain-containing protein; this translates as MIIQCDKCKARFKLADDKISPKGVRVRCTKCEHTFVVRRAIEEQEVEVDPERAAAEAAAEAELAALIANPAAA
- a CDS encoding polyhydroxyalkanoate synthesis regulator DNA-binding domain-containing protein, translating into MKIIKRYTNRKLYDTVESRYVTLEEIAEMIRAGGDVRIIDNRTKEDLTSVTLAQIIFEQEKKKARMPLDMLKGMVRSGGDTLQGFISREIQPRVDAIREEAEHRIPRLFRKGHEGQDPKAMAEEMLSQLKANVEEWQAWIDGRVHDATSAVNLPALQAELERLRTRVEEMRLKVVAGRGEADKGGKGEETAKKGE
- a CDS encoding ParA family protein, which codes for MARRLAFVNEKGGTCKTTLAVHTAAWLANHGHRTLLVDVDMQGHAGKTLGIDVRELSHNVGDLLLDESLSLDEVLVTSGVEGLDLLPGNKDLADLPERMGMQDDRYERLRRVIEAAEAARGYAFVVFDAPPSMGLLTRNVMLAANEIVVPVSVTYLALDGCAEVVQTVESLRQEHGHEDLRVTHVVPTLYRRTRLAEEVMAKLADYFDGQVTPTLGFNVQIDEAQSHGQTIWEYAPWSRGAQMLDAIARTVVA
- a CDS encoding ArsA-related P-loop ATPase; the encoded protein is MPSLFERRLLVVTGKGGVGKSTLSAALASAAHAQGKRVLVCEVGMTRRLPPLLGAPTGGTDRDAMLEVRPGLFTQAIRPEPAMREYALMKLKFQTIYRAVFENRLVRAFLRMIPSLAETVVLGKVWFEVQAREGSGWRWDLVILDAPATGHGISLLRVPQTLLETLPPGAMRDDAEQMHATLTDPKTTSLQIVTLPEETPVVEAIELFGQVRDDLQIPVGQIFLNSFHEQRFDEAATARFEEALAAAGRKISPAAAIAAVSLHQIRRAERSAQLRQRLEVQLPGVPVHLLPYLALPTWGPEAIELLAREIRPERVREYPEVPTP
- a CDS encoding ArsA family ATPase, translated to MSDRLGPAIEGRSVVVCVGSGGVGKTTVAASIALRAAQEGKRALVVTIDPARRLASSMGVSALGNVGTRISAERLAVSGVEASGELEALMLDVKRTCDELILRHAPSRDQADDILHNRFYQTASTVLAGSQEYMGMEKLYELHSSGAYDLIVLDTPPTTNALEFLEAPNRLLDAFGNDALKWIATPAVAAGRIGMQAMGLGSGYLVRQLSKLTGVETLQALAEFLLSMRGMYDGFKDRAAEVKALLSSEQAAFVLVTSPKLMVLDEARYFYGVLHQNDIHVPAIVVNRVEPDWTGAAGLDTSAEGFSDASLTTLFGAQCVAPIRKTLEEQQLRARADAEQARGLFADLEQDVARVLVPTLLDDIHDLAGLASLATYLFDLERPLPAQALPVLEERS
- a CDS encoding M48 family metalloprotease, with the protein product MSRRPEARRRARPARLLFLLVAALLLLPPLAGAQASGPGWHPDPVAATDYFTAAEVAAWRDHARSLRLISLARTTLSLGFLLALLFSPLGAWLWRVGERVAGALAATAAGRAGVSRRLAALAARVFGPDWGASLAYAYAFLFLQLLLFLPLRITAELLRKAEGLSTYTPGAWVWDLVKAELLSALVFAFLIFGLFGLIRRVPRYWWLLLGLPTGLLLFGYGVVAPYRARVFSEFSPLEDARLARRLEAMARAEGLELTAIKVIDASRTTRALNAYITGVGPSRELVLFDTLLAAMTPEEVMAVVAHELGHHRRRDVLLRYGLSAGFIVLGLAVLAPLLRRGSDRFGLPGPGDVRNLPWLLLLYALFNLAVRPASNAYGRHEEQLADLAALEIHGDAEATVGMMVKLARENHADVDPPGWAVFWFASHPPLLERIGVALRAGREGWFPLQAEAGGRPSAASAADAP
- the ruvX gene encoding Holliday junction resolvase RuvX, which produces MRALGLDIGEKTIGVAVTDELGITAHGVTVIRRKGGLHDLEALARVARETGADRLVYGYPLQEDGQEGPSARRARIFAEKAGAHLGLPIEPHDESHSTVAAEAALLEADVSRKKRKQVIDQVAAVVILRDWLACREATRPEEDET
- the mltG gene encoding endolytic transglycosylase MltG; translation: MKKILRLFLVLTFLAGLAAAYGSWTVMTFVDGEVTPPGGRAELTIAPGSSLRTIAKDLDAAGVIEDTRMPGVGSVFHLWAHRLERAGPKVKAGEYLFEGPASPRKVLEIITKGQVRTYQVTIPEGLRLDEIMPLFEAAGLGKADALLAVARDRDFVRSLGIPADDLEGYVYPETYTFAKGVSAKKILARTVERFDAAYERAAAGANPPVKLDRHEMVTLASIVEKETGAPEERPRIACVFYNRLQQDWKLQTDPTVIYAKILWSGGTWDGNLSRADLERDHPYSTYARKGLPPGPIASPGGKALEAVMNPMKCKDMFFVAKGGGLHEFCVDYACHLKAIDRYQKLGK
- a CDS encoding ABC transporter ATP-binding protein; this translates as MSAGGAIEVRGLGKTFTRRRPLIRALRAPLARDRLAALKGLDLRVGPGEVCGIIGPNGAGKTTLLKILAGLILPEEGEVRIAGHAAGSRDARAALGLVTTEERSFYWRLSARENLRFFGALHDLDADTLAGRIEALAGVFSLGEVLDRPVRELSSGNRGRLALARGLLHRPRVLLLDEVARSLDPGAARKLRTHLRKLVEEEGLAAVYASHDLAEVERLCHRVVLLSGGVPVAAGTWEEVRPEAERIFELEEEAA
- a CDS encoding ABC transporter permease: MRALSRWARWSLAFYRRDLLTELSYRTNFFFGLAGGLFSILTFYFLSFVVESGAPGLSRFRGGYFAFVLLGLAASALLREALGGFAARVRQAQLTGTLEVVLATPISPAAVILCASIYPLWSASLRAGLYLVFGWALFSAELSLAHWPAALAALALGVTSFAAIGILSASATMILKRGDPVAWSVGALSLLLGGVYYPVEILPEPLRSLADWLPITHTLTALREALLGQAGPALPRALLLLALFCVVLLPVALVAFTLAVRRARREGSLTHF